GGGTGACATTTTCTCAGACCGCTTACAGGGTGACATTATCACAGGCCGACGACAGCCACAGGCGCACACCTTTACACGACCCCGAGGCTATGCTATACTCTCAGTGCGAGCCAGTCGCCGCGTCCAACACGTCCAACAAGATAGACGGATTTCGAAGCCGACGTAGCTCAAAGGTAGAGCAGCGCACTCGTAATGCGCAGGTTACCGGTTCAAGTCCGGTCGTCGGCTCCATGAATTTTCAAGCGCCGCAAGGATTTGCGGCGCTTTGTTATTGCCTTCCAGATCGTCGAGAACGGCATTTGGGGATAGTCTGGGGATAGTTTTCACCTGGCCCTATCTCGCCTCCTCCTTCCCTCGAGACAGCATGCGGTCCAGCTTCTCGGCGGCGGCGCGGTCAACGCTCTGGAGGGCATGGGCATAGATGTTCACCGTGGTGCTGATGTTGGAATCTCCCATACGGCTGCTGACGTTCTTGAGGGGAATTCCCTCGGCAATCAGGAGCGTGGCGCTTGCGTGCCGGGGACCCAGGACGGTGATCGGCGGCAGGTCATGCTTGCAGCCGGTTGCCTCATGCCTGAAGCGGCGTGTCGGAGCCATCGTCGTTGATGATAAAGGACACACTCTCAGTTCAGGGTACAACGAGATTCTGGGGACCGACATTGACGAGACTTGCGCGAGGCAGTATGGCAAGTGGTATCGCGACCTCATCAAAGGGAAGTTCTCAAGTCGACTGAAGGATCTTGGCGTTGATGAGGCGAAGTCTCAGCTGATTCAAGAAACGATGTGGGTGGAGTTCAAGATGCTTGATAGGTGTCGTGCTCTCCATGCCGAGGAGCAGGCAATCCTGAACCTGGCAGTGTCTGGGGCCCGGCTGACGAAGGACGCCCGGATGTTCGTGACAACGTATCCATGCAACCTTTGCGCCAACAAGATCGTAAGGATGGGAATAAGGAAGGTGGTGTACTTTGAGCCATATCCCGTCAGGGAAAGTATGGAGATCCTAAACAGTGGAGGGGTAAGTCAGCAAGCATTTGCTGGCGCTACGTTCAACGGTTACTTCCGGCTTTTTGGAGGGGTGCCCCATGGTGCTGTGCCCTGAGTGCGGGAATATTGCTTACAGAAACTCGTATTTTGGTGTTGTGTATTGTCATTCTTGTGGATGGCGCTCTCCTTTGGAGCGTCTCGACATGCGCGAGTCTCGGGGACGATTCAGTCTAGCGCGCAAACGGCGCAAGGAGACGCACTCTTCTGCGCAGGGCAAGCGCAGATTCATCGAGGAGCCAGCCGGGACACACGCGTGACAGTGAGGATCGCTTGCGCTGGGCTGTACCATTCGCCGACATGGAAGTCAACAGATGCTGGTCCGGCTGTGGCAATGTCGTCAGCTCAGAGAGTAGACTCCTGAGCGGTCGGCTCTTGGAGTCATGCAAGGGGACAGGGCTGACAGGTCAAAATGTAGAATGGAATACTTGTGGATGGATGATCGCTCAACTCGTGAGTTCCGGAAGCAGCATTGTTCGGTAATGGGCCTTGGTTGCCCTACACTTGGAGGCGCTTATCTGGAGTGCAGATGGACCCCGAGTACTTGGAGAAGACACGTGCAAGTGCTACATGCGGAATCATCCGACCAAGACCCTTTGTGAAGTGGGCAGGGGGCAAGGGACAGCTGGTGGAGCAACTGGCTGCTCGTATGCCCGGGAGATACTCTGCCTACCATGAGCCTTTTGTCGGGGGAGGGGCTTTGTTCTTCCATTTGACCCCAAAGAGAGCCTTCCTTTCCGACCTCAACGAAGAGCTTGTTAACGCATTTCTCGTCGTCAAAAATGACTGTGAATCTTTGCTGCGGAGGCTAAGGCAATACAAGAACAGTGCGGAATTCTACTATGAGATCCGTGCGTTGGATCCGAAGAAGCTGGACTCGGTAGAAAGGGCTTCGAGGTTCATCTATCTCAATAAGACCTGCTACAATGGGCTATATCGGGTGAATAGACAGGGTAGGTTCAACGTCCCCTTCGGCCGCTACAAGAATCCTGTCTATGCGGACGAGGTTCAGCTGCGTCTCGCAAGCCAGGCCCTCCAACATGCCGACATTCGAGTAGCGGATTTTGAGATAGTGCTTGATCGGGCTGAGCCGGGGGATTTTGTGTACTTCGATCCCCCGTACCAGCCAATAAGCGACACGTCCAACTTCACGAGCTACACGGCAGATGCGTTCGATGAGAGCCAGCAAAGGCGTCTTGCCACTGTGTTTCGGGAGCT
Above is a genomic segment from Bacillota bacterium containing:
- a CDS encoding tyrosine-type recombinase/integrase; the encoded protein is MAPTRRFRHEATGCKHDLPPITVLGPRHASATLLIAEGIPLKNVSSRMGDSNISTTVNIYAHALQSVDRAAAEKLDRMLSRGKEEAR
- a CDS encoding deaminase — protein: MIGGRSCLQPVASCLKRRVGAIVVDDKGHTLSSGYNEILGTDIDETCARQYGKWYRDLIKGKFSSRLKDLGVDEAKSQLIQETMWVEFKMLDRCRALHAEEQAILNLAVSGARLTKDARMFVTTYPCNLCANKIVRMGIRKVVYFEPYPVRESMEILNSGGVSQQAFAGATFNGYFRLFGGVPHGAVP
- a CDS encoding DNA adenine methylase; the protein is MDPEYLEKTRASATCGIIRPRPFVKWAGGKGQLVEQLAARMPGRYSAYHEPFVGGGALFFHLTPKRAFLSDLNEELVNAFLVVKNDCESLLRRLRQYKNSAEFYYEIRALDPKKLDSVERASRFIYLNKTCYNGLYRVNRQGRFNVPFGRYKNPVYADEVQLRLASQALQHADIRVADFEIVLDRAEPGDFVYFDPPYQPISDTSNFTSYTADAFDESQQRRLATVFRELDKRGCHVMLSNSDSPVIRDLYGGFRIETVMAKRYINCKGDRRGAIPEALVLNY